A single window of Candidatus Rhabdochlamydia oedothoracis DNA harbors:
- a CDS encoding NlpC/P60 family protein gives MRGLKKIMLSIATDPIPVFNTPEFPNYFKEKGEFIPLDNQGLMRCLETILLPGMSFDPREALPKNILKIKTPNYSGKELYIHGEFLPNSSSKKQLINLPSVDKICKTLKKLIGTPYLWGGNYPEGIAKISKIYPPNANLSSLDPKIQNIWQLKGVDCSGLLYYATGGYTPRNTADLVKYKKGLKIKNLKKEGILSLLQPLDLITWKGHVIIVIDKETCIESTPEKGVNSRRLFERIEEVLKTRKPVNKNPSDKSFVIRRWHSESFYASVIRCAQQSCCIL, from the coding sequence ATGCGAGGCTTAAAAAAAATCATGCTTTCAATAGCAACTGATCCCATTCCCGTATTTAACACACCTGAATTTCCTAACTATTTTAAAGAAAAAGGTGAATTTATACCCTTAGATAATCAAGGATTAATGAGATGCTTAGAAACAATCCTTTTGCCAGGAATGTCATTCGATCCAAGAGAAGCTTTACCCAAAAATATTTTAAAGATAAAGACTCCTAACTACTCCGGTAAAGAATTGTATATTCACGGAGAGTTTTTACCTAATTCTTCTTCAAAAAAACAACTCATTAATTTACCAAGCGTAGATAAAATTTGCAAAACTTTGAAAAAGTTAATTGGAACTCCTTATTTGTGGGGAGGAAACTATCCAGAAGGTATTGCTAAAATTTCTAAAATTTACCCTCCTAATGCAAATCTCTCCAGTCTCGACCCAAAGATACAAAACATCTGGCAACTCAAAGGGGTGGATTGCTCGGGTCTTCTCTATTACGCTACTGGCGGATATACCCCTCGCAATACAGCTGATTTAGTGAAATATAAAAAAGGCCTTAAAATTAAAAATTTAAAAAAAGAAGGGATACTTTCTTTATTACAACCTCTTGATTTAATCACATGGAAAGGACACGTAATTATTGTCATTGATAAGGAAACTTGTATCGAAAGTACACCTGAAAAAGGAGTTAATTCACGCCGTCTCTTTGAAAGAATAGAAGAGGTTCTAAAAACAAGGAAGCCTGTAAATAAAAATCCCTCTGATAAATCTTTTGTGATTCGTCGTTGGCATTCAGAGAGTTTTTATGCTAGCGTAATACGCTGCGCCCAACAAAGCTGTTGTATCCTCTAA
- a CDS encoding peptide ABC transporter substrate-binding protein, translated as MIQIFFTCIIVLLSGCFSFLKDKKEAQSQVLRINIGDDPQSLDPRRARALKDITLLRHLFEGLTRKNPQGKVDLALAKDMQVSEEGTRYRFTLIKSYWSNKDLLTAHDFAYAWHKVLDPAFPSDIAYQMYLIKNAQAVKEGKMPSSELGIRVLSDDELEVELEHPAPYFLELLSFPLFFPVHRKLDAENPNWGWQNSGYICNGPFTLANWEQRNLIRLHKNPLYWDSSSVSLSEIVAYMLSEETELRLFEKGEIDWAGSPLSTLPIEALGSLKKSAYFMDKEFLGTYLIRIQTQKSPFNNRSIRRCFALAVNRGDIVSHITQGNQLIATGLVPTGLGLQDNPYFLDADLKSAKDLLQQDLPKITLLYRADEKNHVLAQGLQQQWMKSLGVLVELEAVEAKIYFDRISKGDYQLATGSWIADFEDPMNFLEVFKYKKGGSNNTGWEDAHYIQLLNSANKAVDSKQRTLLLKQAEQVLMDNMPMIPIYYYRMLYLNRNVRQVALSSTGGIDFKWAKVDRK; from the coding sequence ATGATTCAAATTTTTTTCACATGTATTATTGTACTTTTGAGCGGCTGTTTTTCTTTTTTAAAAGACAAAAAAGAAGCTCAATCACAAGTGCTGCGTATCAATATAGGAGATGATCCTCAAAGTTTAGATCCAAGACGTGCACGTGCTCTTAAAGATATTACCTTATTAAGACATTTATTTGAGGGGCTTACACGCAAAAATCCACAAGGCAAAGTGGATCTTGCTTTGGCAAAAGATATGCAAGTGTCAGAAGAAGGAACGCGTTATCGATTTACCCTGATTAAAAGCTATTGGTCGAACAAGGATCTGTTAACAGCTCATGATTTTGCCTACGCTTGGCATAAAGTGCTAGATCCTGCATTTCCATCGGATATCGCTTATCAAATGTATCTGATTAAAAATGCACAAGCTGTCAAAGAAGGAAAGATGCCCAGTTCAGAGTTGGGAATTCGTGTGTTATCGGATGATGAATTAGAAGTGGAGTTAGAGCATCCAGCGCCTTATTTTTTAGAATTGCTATCTTTCCCCCTTTTCTTTCCCGTGCACCGCAAACTAGATGCAGAAAATCCAAATTGGGGTTGGCAGAATTCTGGGTATATTTGCAATGGCCCTTTTACTTTAGCTAATTGGGAACAACGCAATTTGATTCGACTGCATAAAAATCCTCTATATTGGGATAGTTCTTCCGTTTCTTTGTCTGAGATAGTGGCCTATATGCTATCTGAAGAAACAGAGCTACGCCTATTTGAAAAAGGAGAAATTGATTGGGCTGGCTCTCCTTTATCCACCCTTCCTATTGAGGCCTTGGGTTCTTTGAAAAAATCTGCTTATTTTATGGATAAAGAGTTTTTAGGGACATATCTGATAAGGATACAAACGCAAAAATCCCCTTTTAATAATCGATCTATTCGACGCTGTTTTGCCTTAGCGGTGAATAGAGGAGATATCGTTTCCCATATCACTCAAGGAAATCAATTGATTGCAACGGGTTTAGTTCCTACAGGACTCGGGTTACAAGATAACCCCTATTTTTTAGATGCGGATTTAAAGAGCGCAAAAGACCTTTTACAACAAGACCTTCCTAAAATTACTCTTCTTTATCGAGCTGATGAGAAAAATCATGTGTTAGCACAAGGACTACAACAACAGTGGATGAAATCGCTAGGAGTGCTTGTAGAATTAGAAGCTGTAGAAGCAAAAATTTATTTTGATCGTATTTCCAAAGGAGACTATCAATTAGCAACAGGGTCTTGGATTGCAGACTTTGAAGATCCAATGAACTTTCTTGAGGTATTTAAATATAAAAAAGGCGGGTCCAATAATACCGGTTGGGAAGACGCTCATTATATACAGTTACTCAACTCTGCTAATAAAGCGGTAGACAGTAAACAAAGAACGCTTCTTTTAAAACAAGCAGAGCAGGTTTTAATGGATAACATGCCCATGATTCCTATCTATTATTATCGTATGCTCTATTTAAATCGAAATGTTCGCCAAGTAGCGCTATCTTCCACCGGAGGAATCGATTTTAAATGGGCTAAAGTTGACAGAAAATAA
- a CDS encoding 5-formyltetrahydrofolate cyclo-ligase, protein MKKENPKLMKNLSYAKQLMREELIKIRKNLCDSRKKQADHNAYLKLSKKLKPHKNILSFYSVKSEINIDLLNQDLFKEHKLLLPKIEDIGLTAHKITKFECIPSAFGILEPHPKFSNPIALEKINCILVPALGFDRSCHRIGYGKGHYDQLLEKLQKNHLKPYTIGIGFQEQLCIKSLPTEKHDIALDELLLF, encoded by the coding sequence ATGAAAAAGGAAAACCCAAAATTGATGAAGAACCTCTCTTACGCTAAACAGTTAATGAGAGAAGAACTCATTAAGATACGTAAAAATCTTTGCGACTCTAGAAAAAAACAAGCTGATCATAATGCTTATTTGAAACTTAGCAAAAAATTAAAACCCCACAAAAATATACTGTCTTTCTATAGCGTTAAAAGTGAAATTAATATCGATTTACTGAATCAAGACCTATTCAAAGAGCATAAACTTTTACTCCCTAAAATAGAAGATATAGGTCTTACAGCCCATAAAATTACCAAGTTTGAATGTATCCCTTCCGCTTTTGGTATACTAGAACCTCATCCAAAATTCTCTAATCCCATTGCCCTAGAAAAGATCAATTGCATTTTAGTACCCGCATTAGGCTTTGATCGCTCATGCCATCGCATAGGCTATGGCAAAGGTCATTACGATCAACTCTTAGAAAAATTGCAAAAGAATCACCTTAAACCTTACACAATAGGAATCGGTTTTCAAGAACAGCTCTGCATCAAGTCTTTACCTACTGAAAAACATGATATTGCCCTAGATGAATTATTGTTGTTTTAA
- a CDS encoding toxin-antitoxin system YwqK family antitoxin — protein MKKKTLCIIALIVCSGCGFSFRSDPNTIVSLQIIDRNGFAETISNQDRLSNYQNIDFLQPQPYQKVLRVYKRTDLGKSSSIVTSYHDNGQIWHHLEVIDGRAHGLYQEYYSNGELKIDAFVIEGVADIHNLAQASWIFDKKSTVRNERGQLIAEIFYDKGLLHTPSIYYYPEGPIKKIIPYQQGLIEGYLEEFDFDGNILQKLAYHKGEKEGLSVGYWNKEQLQFSELYEKNHLMEATYFDSNGKKIAEIYNGSGQKAEFIEGRLHQLITFSESVAEGEVKVFNPNQSLHATYSIKDQKKYGEEKIYYNGSLENPQIKLCLYWDDDMIQGMVKTWYPSGKPESQREFNQNKRHGTSVAWYENGDVMLIEEYDRDLLITGSYFKPKDDTPISQIEQGKGTANLYTSNGIFLRKISYEKGKPKIDEEPLLR, from the coding sequence ATGAAAAAAAAAACACTTTGTATAATAGCCCTTATCGTCTGCTCTGGCTGTGGGTTCTCTTTTCGGTCTGACCCTAACACAATTGTAAGCTTACAAATCATCGATAGAAATGGTTTTGCAGAAACCATTAGCAATCAAGATCGTTTATCGAATTATCAAAACATAGATTTTTTACAACCTCAACCCTATCAGAAAGTGCTTAGAGTTTATAAGCGAACCGATCTTGGCAAAAGCTCTTCCATAGTGACTAGTTATCACGATAATGGCCAGATCTGGCACCATTTGGAGGTTATCGATGGCAGAGCTCACGGGCTATATCAAGAATATTATTCTAACGGCGAGCTCAAAATAGATGCTTTTGTCATCGAGGGTGTAGCTGATATTCATAATTTAGCTCAGGCCAGCTGGATCTTTGATAAAAAGAGTACCGTAAGAAATGAACGAGGACAACTCATTGCTGAGATCTTCTATGACAAAGGACTCTTACATACACCTAGCATCTATTACTACCCTGAGGGACCAATCAAAAAAATTATCCCTTACCAGCAAGGGCTCATTGAAGGTTATTTGGAAGAATTTGATTTCGATGGTAATATTTTGCAAAAACTAGCTTATCACAAAGGAGAAAAAGAAGGGCTCTCTGTAGGTTATTGGAACAAAGAACAATTACAATTTAGCGAGTTATACGAAAAAAATCACTTAATGGAGGCTACCTATTTTGATTCAAACGGGAAAAAAATAGCCGAAATCTACAATGGCTCGGGTCAAAAAGCAGAATTTATAGAAGGAAGACTGCATCAATTAATTACTTTCTCTGAGTCCGTTGCAGAAGGAGAGGTAAAAGTATTCAATCCTAATCAAAGCCTACATGCTACTTATTCTATCAAAGATCAAAAAAAGTATGGCGAAGAGAAGATCTACTACAACGGTTCTTTAGAAAACCCGCAAATCAAACTCTGCCTTTATTGGGATGATGATATGATCCAAGGTATGGTTAAAACTTGGTACCCTAGTGGCAAGCCAGAGAGCCAAAGAGAGTTCAACCAAAATAAAAGACATGGGACTAGCGTAGCTTGGTATGAAAATGGCGATGTGATGTTGATCGAAGAGTATGATCGAGATCTATTAATCACCGGTAGTTACTTCAAGCCTAAAGACGACACCCCTATCTCTCAAATAGAGCAAGGAAAAGGAACTGCTAACCTGTATACTTCCAACGGCATATTCTTAAGAAAAATCAGCTATGAAAAAGGAAAACCCAAAATTGATGAAGAACCTCTCTTACGCTAA
- a CDS encoding YggT family protein: protein MSILLANIIHWIFFVYTIMLTLRILGSWFPSFSHTRFMHFLRFYTDPYLNVFRNLIPPIGGRLDLSPIIAFFVLQFLENFFLRLFI, encoded by the coding sequence ATGTCTATTTTACTAGCTAATATTATTCACTGGATTTTCTTTGTCTATACGATCATGTTGACCTTGCGTATATTGGGTTCCTGGTTTCCTTCTTTTTCCCATACGAGGTTTATGCATTTTTTACGGTTTTATACAGATCCTTATTTAAATGTGTTTAGAAATCTGATCCCACCGATTGGTGGGCGTTTAGATTTAAGTCCAATTATTGCTTTTTTTGTTCTACAATTTTTGGAAAACTTTTTCTTACGGCTTTTTATCTAA
- the dusB gene encoding tRNA dihydrouridine synthase DusB: MSLLQKSFSLGSLTLPSNIFCAPLAGCSDLPFRRMLAKYKPGLIFCEMVKMDALVRQNPKTCRFLDFEPSMRPIGAQLCGSKPELAAECARIIQDLGFDSLDLNCGCPVDKVTKDGSGSGMLKTPQLIGDILANMVSAVKIPVTIKIRAGWDSSQINAVEIVKIAESAGAKAICIHGRTRAQAYRGPANWDWIRECKQAAQTIKVIGNGDVFSASDAERLFLYTRCDAILVARGTMGHPWIVEDIYEYLTTKKVPVRTSYERRDIFLEHLEHIISYQEERKAVQDLRRVGCWSLKNMQGASKLREAINRAESTLEIRKLVTDYAWEEVTISPKTEEETPSC, from the coding sequence ATGTCCTTGTTGCAAAAATCTTTTTCATTAGGTTCGCTTACCCTTCCTTCTAATATCTTTTGCGCTCCTCTGGCCGGCTGTTCTGATCTTCCTTTCCGCCGAATGCTTGCTAAATACAAACCTGGTTTGATTTTTTGCGAGATGGTTAAAATGGATGCTTTAGTGCGTCAGAACCCCAAAACCTGTCGGTTTTTAGACTTTGAGCCTTCTATGCGCCCCATCGGTGCGCAATTATGTGGAAGCAAACCAGAGCTTGCAGCAGAATGTGCGCGTATTATCCAAGATTTAGGGTTTGATAGCCTTGATTTAAACTGCGGGTGTCCTGTTGATAAAGTGACAAAAGACGGCAGTGGTTCGGGGATGTTAAAAACACCTCAACTAATCGGAGATATCTTAGCGAATATGGTATCTGCGGTAAAAATTCCTGTTACTATTAAGATCCGCGCTGGCTGGGATAGCTCTCAAATTAATGCAGTAGAAATTGTGAAGATTGCTGAATCAGCCGGGGCAAAAGCGATTTGTATCCATGGAAGAACTAGAGCTCAGGCTTATAGAGGTCCTGCGAATTGGGATTGGATTCGCGAGTGCAAACAAGCAGCACAAACAATCAAAGTAATCGGTAATGGCGATGTCTTTTCAGCTTCTGACGCGGAAAGGCTTTTTTTATACACCAGATGCGATGCCATTTTAGTGGCTCGTGGCACAATGGGCCATCCTTGGATTGTAGAGGATATCTATGAGTATCTAACCACAAAAAAGGTACCCGTTCGAACTTCTTATGAAAGACGCGATATCTTTCTAGAACACCTAGAACACATTATTTCTTATCAAGAAGAGAGAAAAGCTGTTCAGGATTTAAGAAGGGTTGGATGCTGGTCTTTAAAAAACATGCAAGGTGCCTCTAAATTGCGCGAAGCGATTAACCGAGCAGAATCAACGTTGGAGATCCGCAAGCTAGTTACAGATTATGCTTGGGAAGAGGTAACAATCTCTCCTAAAACAGAAGAAGAAACCCCTTCTTGTTAA
- a CDS encoding acyloxyacyl hydrolase produces the protein MKKILKIVPAFLLVFGSLFANTQEVEVAKPIENSFGYVNVGMESLFSAPFFGVGYRLQKNQHGLDLSASIVCKTIDYTSCFEAKKARIQRRKANVLYNFFFFPNLSSQVYVGLGVGVNYIDIKRLGSILGFSPEIALGKQYNNKQGNQRFIQLQVSLPGLYTRSKKIRSYCDYQTVKTDLECAPLFTFTYGIGF, from the coding sequence ATGAAAAAAATATTAAAAATTGTTCCTGCTTTTTTACTGGTCTTTGGCTCTTTATTTGCTAATACACAAGAGGTGGAAGTTGCAAAACCTATTGAGAATTCATTTGGATATGTGAATGTTGGCATGGAATCTCTTTTTTCTGCTCCCTTTTTTGGAGTCGGATATAGACTGCAAAAAAATCAGCATGGTTTAGATCTATCAGCATCGATTGTATGTAAAACCATTGATTACACGTCTTGCTTTGAAGCTAAAAAAGCTCGTATTCAAAGAAGAAAGGCTAATGTTTTGTACAACTTCTTTTTCTTTCCTAATTTAAGCTCTCAGGTTTATGTAGGATTAGGAGTTGGTGTTAACTACATCGATATAAAAAGACTCGGGTCCATCTTGGGTTTTTCTCCAGAGATTGCATTGGGCAAACAGTATAACAATAAACAGGGCAATCAACGTTTTATACAACTACAAGTTAGTTTGCCAGGTCTTTATACCAGATCTAAAAAAATCAGGTCTTATTGCGATTACCAAACGGTGAAAACCGATTTAGAATGCGCTCCTTTATTTACTTTTACCTATGGAATTGGTTTCTAA